The following are encoded in a window of Flavobacterium psychrotrophum genomic DNA:
- the fabV gene encoding enoyl-ACP reductase FabV, with protein sequence MKIEPRMRGFICLTAHPDGAAQSIKNQIEYVKSNGELANGPKKVLVIGASTGFGLASRISAAYASNAATIGVFFEKEPSEGKTASPGWYNSAAFEKEAHAAGLYAKSINGDAFSKEIKQQTIDLIKADLGQVDLVVYSLASPVRQHPDTGVLHRSVLKPIGGVFSNKTVDFHTGKVSEVTIQPAVDGDIENTVTVMGGEDWAMWIDALKGAGVLAEGALTVAYSYIGPSLTEAVYRKGTIGQAKDHLEATAFEITDSLKDIGGHAYVSVNKALVTQASSAIPVIPLYISLLYKVMKEKGLHEGTIEQIDRLYRERLYTGGNVPLDDKGRIRIDDWEMREDVQAKVAALWDTATTENLEEIGDLEGYRKDFHNLFGFGLAGVDYDKDANEIVGVESIKG encoded by the coding sequence ATGAAAATAGAACCTAGAATGCGTGGCTTTATATGCCTTACCGCCCATCCGGACGGTGCTGCACAAAGCATAAAGAACCAGATCGAATATGTAAAGTCTAACGGGGAGCTTGCAAACGGGCCTAAAAAAGTACTTGTTATAGGTGCTTCTACGGGTTTTGGCCTTGCATCGCGTATCTCGGCTGCTTATGCCAGTAATGCCGCTACCATAGGCGTATTTTTTGAAAAAGAGCCGAGCGAAGGCAAAACGGCTTCACCGGGTTGGTACAATAGTGCTGCTTTTGAAAAAGAAGCCCATGCTGCCGGCCTGTATGCAAAAAGCATTAACGGCGACGCATTTAGTAAAGAAATAAAGCAACAAACTATAGACCTTATTAAGGCAGATCTTGGCCAGGTAGACCTTGTAGTGTACAGCCTTGCATCTCCGGTGCGCCAGCATCCTGATACAGGTGTGCTGCACCGCAGTGTACTAAAGCCTATAGGTGGTGTGTTTAGTAATAAAACAGTAGATTTTCATACCGGTAAGGTTTCTGAAGTTACCATACAACCAGCTGTTGATGGCGATATAGAAAATACAGTTACCGTTATGGGCGGCGAAGACTGGGCAATGTGGATCGATGCACTAAAAGGTGCCGGTGTTCTGGCCGAAGGAGCACTTACGGTTGCTTACTCATATATAGGACCATCACTTACAGAGGCTGTGTACCGCAAAGGTACTATTGGCCAGGCTAAAGACCATCTTGAGGCTACCGCTTTTGAAATTACAGACAGTCTTAAAGATATAGGAGGGCATGCTTATGTTTCTGTAAACAAAGCGCTGGTTACACAGGCAAGTTCTGCTATACCGGTAATACCACTATATATATCATTATTATATAAAGTGATGAAAGAAAAAGGCCTGCATGAAGGTACTATAGAACAGATAGACCGCCTGTATCGCGAGCGTCTTTATACAGGAGGTAATGTGCCTCTTGATGATAAAGGCCGTATACGTATAGACGACTGGGAAATGCGTGAAGATGTGCAGGCTAAAGTGGCTGCGCTTTGGGATACTGCAACTACAGAAAATCTTGAAGAAATAGGCGATCTTGAGGGATATCGTAAAGATTTTCATAATCTTTTCGGTTTTGGCCTGGCTGGTGTTGATTATGATAAAGATGCTAATGAAATAGTTGGTGTTGAGAGTATTAAAGGCTAA